A single region of the Mercenaria mercenaria strain notata chromosome 6, MADL_Memer_1, whole genome shotgun sequence genome encodes:
- the LOC123548989 gene encoding transmembrane protein 143-like, with amino-acid sequence MQKKDFLTREELKVYEDFALALDTAIVNKYHGVLQERKNLFDPINPDKDTIETRKWNPRERQDNEFWLLQRLEDIMEKANFHELPEDVVNKALEEHEVSDGVRVSVDKNKYDVLKFWALGREKITVSVPWYKALFMKKENMPKPKLYYKRVVIALRFKRDQKLMLKSFKEIPVNALEMMLPDGKIKISKMDKGIIATSVSIAVMGIVAKIVTLLASMNVDWMLILSGVTGLAAVQSWTIYKNKRNRYLADLSRLLYFKNVASNRGLLALLVDRAEDESFKEALLVCTFLLANRPSTMYDKRSIEMSPAELGGLTAVQLEGRIEKWVYQVTGTEVEVESLEAINLLKKFGILCEIDSKLHVLPLMAALHNLPQQPQSVVARTTESDIFEGYDRDVFMETEEQYQEEEKVQKRIGWF; translated from the exons ATGCAGAAGAAAGATTTTCTCACACGAGAAGAGCTGAAAGTGTATGAAGATTTTGCACTTGCCTTAGATACAGCAATTGTCAATAAATACCATGGTGTTCTTCAAGAGCGTAAG AATCTTTTTGACCCTATCAACCCAGACAAAGACACAATAGAAACCCGAAAATGGAACCCAAGGGAACGTCAGGACAATGAATTCTGGTTGCTACAGCGACTGGAAGATATTATGGAGaaggccaattttcatgaacttcCAGAGGATGTAGTCAACAAAGCATTAGAGGAACATGAGGTTTCGGATGGTGTCAGG GTATCAGTTGACAAGAACAAGTACGATGTATTGAAATTTTGGGCTTTAGGACGTGAGAAGATTACAGTAAGCGTACCTTGGTATAAAGCCTTGTTCATGAAGAAAGAAAACATGCCGAAACCCAAGTTGTACTACAAACGTGTTGTGATTGCATTAAGATTTAAACGAGACCAAAAACTCATGCTTAAGTCTTTCAAGGAAATTCCTGTGAATGCTCTGGAAATGATGCTTCCAGATGGGAAAATCAAAATCAGTAAAATGGACAAAGGTATAATTGCAACTTCCGTTAGTATTGCCGTGATGGGCATTGTAGCGAAGATAGTAACACTCTTAGCATCCATGAATGTTGATTGGATGCTTATCCTGAGTGGTGTAACTGGACTGGCGGCTGTGCAGAGCTGGacaatatacaaaaacaaaaggaATAGATATCTGGCAGATTTATCAAGGCTTTTGTACTTCAAGAATGTGGCCAGTAATCGTGGTTTGTTGGCACTGCTTGTGGATAGGGCAGAAGATGAGTCCTTCAAGGAGGCTTTATTGGTGTGCACATTTCTACTTGCTAACAGACCGAGTACAATGTATGACAAGAGAAGTATTGAAATGTCACCTGCTGAGTTAG gtgGGCTTACCGCTGTTCAATTGGAAGGAAGGATAGAGAAGTGGGTTTATCAAGTGACAGGCACAGAGGTGGAAGTAGAGTCACTGGAAGCTATAAATCTACTCAAGAAGTTCGGAATTCTGTGTGAAATTGACAGTAAGTTGCACGTGCTACCACTGATGGCAGCATTGCACAATCTTCCTCAGCAACCGCAGTCAGTGGTTGCTAGGACAACAGAATCGGACATATTTGAGGGTTACGATAGAGACGTTTTCATGGAAACTGAAGAGCAGTATCAAGAGGAAGAAAAGGTTCAAAAGAGAATAGGATGGTTTTGA